One part of the Phragmites australis chromosome 3, lpPhrAust1.1, whole genome shotgun sequence genome encodes these proteins:
- the LOC133913069 gene encoding uncharacterized protein LOC133913069 isoform X1: MSPQPRLLLLLLAAAAAAVAAAEAGGASPNGAANDVLAKYGLPPGLIPDSVASYTLDKATGHFEIHLASTCYVHFGSHLVYYEKTITGTLSKGAISDLSGVQAKKLFLWVYVTGMVAHPDKGTIEFQAGFVSESLSASLFDEVPTCGAGVGAQLRGAAGVIGELGLLPVAEVHSGFGI; encoded by the exons ATGTCTCCCCaaccccgcctcctcctcctcctcctcgccgccgccgccgccgccgtcgcggcggcggaggctggCGGCGCGTCGCCCAACGGCGCGGCGAACGACGTCCTCGCCAAGTACGGCCTCCCGCCGGGCCTCATCCCGGACTCCGTCGCCTCCTACACCTTAGACAAGGCCACGGGCCACTTCGAGATCCACCTCGCGAGCACTTGCTACGTTCACTTCGGCTCCCACCTCGTCTACTACGAGAAGACCATCACCGGCACCCTCTCCAAGGGCGCCATCTCCGACCTTTCCGGCGTCCAGGCCAAGAAGCTCTTCCTCTGGGTCTACGTCACCGGCATGGTCGCGCACCCCGACAAGGGCACCATCGAGTTCCAGGCCGGGTTCGTCTCCGAGTCGCTGTCGGCGTCGTTGTTCGATGAGGTGCCCACCTGTGGCGCTGGCGTCGGCGCGCAGctgcgcggcgcggcgggggtGATCGGGGAGCTTGGGCTGCTCCCCGTTGCGGAG GTTCACTCGGGTTTTGGCATCTAA
- the LOC133910712 gene encoding hydroxyproline O-galactosyltransferase GALT6-like, producing MEKERRLFCTLPFLNLYSPDHLLGSGTARQASSRQHRLAISSFDVRALDATPTPHAESDWLGEEYPPYADGAGYIVSSDIANFVVSEMENGRLNLFKMEDVSMGMWVGQFNGSGTGNAVAYIHIARFCQSGYVDYYLTAHYQSPAQMVCLWEKLGQGKPQCCNAR from the exons atggaaaaggagag AAGACTCTTTTGCACCCTTCCTTTCTTAAACCTCTACTCCCCCGACCACCTCCTCGGctccggcacggcccggcaggCCTCCTCCCGCCAGCACCGGCTGGCCATCTCCAGCTTCGACGTGCGCGCGCTCGACGCCACCCCGACGCCCCACGCGGAGTCC GATTGGCTCGGAGAAGAGTACCCACCCTACGCTGATGGTGCAGGCTACATTGTTTCCTCTGACATTGCAAATTTCGTCGTATCTGAAATGGAAAATGGAAGACTAAAT CTGTTCAAGATGGAGGATGTGAGCATGGGGATGTGGGTGGGGCAGTTCAACGGCTCGGGGACAGGGAACGCCGTGGCGTACATCCACATCGCCAGGTTCTGCCAATCCGGCTACGTCGACTACTACCTCACCGCACACTACCAATCGCCAGCGCAAATGGTATGCCTCTGGGAAAAGCTGGGGCAAGGCAAGCCGCAGTGCTGCAACGCAAGGTGA
- the LOC133913069 gene encoding uncharacterized protein LOC133913069 isoform X2 produces the protein MSPQPRLLLLLLAAAAAAVAAAEAGGASPNGAANDVLAKYGLPPGLIPDSVASYTLDKATGHFEIHLASTCYVHFGSHLVYYEKTITGTLSKGAISDLSGVQAKKLFLWVYVTGMVAHPDKGTIEFQAGFVSESLSASLFDEVPTCGAGVGAQLRGAAGVIGELGLLPVAEA, from the exons ATGTCTCCCCaaccccgcctcctcctcctcctcctcgccgccgccgccgccgccgtcgcggcggcggaggctggCGGCGCGTCGCCCAACGGCGCGGCGAACGACGTCCTCGCCAAGTACGGCCTCCCGCCGGGCCTCATCCCGGACTCCGTCGCCTCCTACACCTTAGACAAGGCCACGGGCCACTTCGAGATCCACCTCGCGAGCACTTGCTACGTTCACTTCGGCTCCCACCTCGTCTACTACGAGAAGACCATCACCGGCACCCTCTCCAAGGGCGCCATCTCCGACCTTTCCGGCGTCCAGGCCAAGAAGCTCTTCCTCTGGGTCTACGTCACCGGCATGGTCGCGCACCCCGACAAGGGCACCATCGAGTTCCAGGCCGGGTTCGTCTCCGAGTCGCTGTCGGCGTCGTTGTTCGATGAGGTGCCCACCTGTGGCGCTGGCGTCGGCGCGCAGctgcgcggcgcggcgggggtGATCGGGGAGCTTGGGCTGCTCCCCGTTGCGGAG GCTTAA